A stretch of the Acyrthosiphon pisum isolate AL4f chromosome A2, pea_aphid_22Mar2018_4r6ur, whole genome shotgun sequence genome encodes the following:
- the LOC100169230 gene encoding LOW QUALITY PROTEIN: uncharacterized protein LOC100169230 (The sequence of the model RefSeq protein was modified relative to this genomic sequence to represent the inferred CDS: inserted 1 base in 1 codon): protein MNSLVADYGDETDTDSLESDQNLDENTKDMKLVDEYKTENKLPAPRFKDTGIINESVFRNPYLEAERAKCAVLEKHVKMVPAKDHLTKVNGKNICWMNKKGRCRFGNKCKFAHDSELFNGPNIIDEDKSNKESSKSNXKKEKTWTITNFNTRKKNT, encoded by the exons atgaaCTCATTAGTAGCAGATTATGGAGACGAAACAGACACTGATTCGTTGGAAAGTGATCAAAATCTAGATGAAAACACTAAGGATATGAA gttagTTGATGAGTATAAAACTGAGAATAAGCTTCCTGCACCAAGATTTAAAGATACTGGTATTATCAATGAATCTGTCTTCAGAAATCCTTACTTGGAAGCTGAACGAGCTAAATGTGCAGTATTAGAAAAACATGTTAAAATGGTTCCTGCTAAGGACCACCTCACAAAAGTTAAcggaaaaaatatatgttggaTGAACAAAAAAGGTCGTTGTCGTTTtggaaataaatgtaaatttgctCACGATTCAGAATTATTTAATGGTCCAAATATAATAGATGAAGACAAATCAAATAAGGAGagttcaaaatcaa aaaaaaaagaaaagaccTGGACTATCACAAACTTTAATAccaggaaaaaaaatacttaa
- the LOC100576028 gene encoding zinc finger MYND domain-containing protein 10 homolog produces MDIISQNEVDFFIDHIKESKLNELGSKIWYDSHDRLQKLNQQATLDATEGREEYIKDQLISYGKVPIIVHEAICVAIWREKVLPEVLCIIPNPTQSFTLYFIVSFYYNMIV; encoded by the exons ATGGATATTATATCACAAAATGAAGTTGATTTTTTCATTGATCATATTAAGGAATCAAAACTTAATGAGCTTGgatcaaaaat ATGGTACGATAGTCATGATCGTTTGCAAAAACTTAACCAACAAGCTACATTGGATGCTACTGAAGGTCGAGAAGAATATATTAAGGATCAGCTCATCAGTTACGGAAAA GTTCCTATTATTGTGCATGAAGCAATTTGTGTAGCAATTTGGAGAGAAAAAGTACTTCCAGAAGTACTGTGTATAATACCGAATCCTACACAATcattcacattatattttatcgtaagtttttattataatatgattgtttaa